CGCCACACTCCAGACGGACTTGTTCCTGTCGTCCTTACGAACCTTGCCGTGGAGCACGAATCCCACCGTCTGCTTGCACGGGCTGTCACCCATGGGCGTATCGCCCACCGAGAAAGTGACCGGTTTGAATTCGATAGGCACTGCCTTGCCTCCAGTTCGGGTCGGAAGTTTCGCTGGCGATTTTCTGCCGTGATCACTCCGAGATTCTTCGCTCGAGTGATCGCACATGGGGCGGTCATCCCGCCGAGAAGGGCACTGGTCAGCGCGCCGAGTCCGCTATACGGAAGGACGTCCGTCGGCTCTCGCTGCCCAGCGACTCGATGGCTTCGCACCAGACATCGAGCTCGGGGCTCTTGGTCAGTTCATCGGAGCGGGCTTTCGCCCGGCGGGAGGCCCTGGCCCAGTTCTGCGGATCCTTCAGCGTCATCAGAGCGTGGATCCAGGCGTCCATGTCGTCGCGGTAGGCGAAGATCCCTGCCTCGCCGAGGGACTCGACCAGTCCGGGGGTCGGGTGGGCGATCACCGGGATGCCGGATGCGAACGCCTCCACGGCCACCCGTCCCCAGGACTCGTACAGACTGGGCATGAGCATGACGCGGGACCGGCTGTAGACATGCGCGCGCATCTCGTTTCCGGGTACGCCCTCGACGACTTCGCAGTTGGGCAGCCGTGGCGGCGGCATGATCTGCTGCCCGTAGGCGCCGCGCACGCCCAGGAATTGCCACTCCGGTGTCCATGCGGCGATCTGCCAGAAGAGATCGCCGCCCTTGTCGGGGTTGAGGTTCACCAGGGTGGCGTGATCGCCCGGTTCGGTACGGTAATCCTCCGCGATCACAGGGGGACGGACGACGACCGTGCGCTTGGGCAGGAATTCCGGAGGGTACCGCGCGTAGAAGATCTCCCCGTCCCGCCGGATCCATTCGCTGTTGTAGACGACGAGATCGGCTCCCGCCGCATTGTGGAAGCTCGTGGCGAAGTTGTCGTGACAGATCACGGCCACGGGAATCCGGCGGGCCCGGGCCAGGCCCGACACGATCGGGACGTTCTCGAAGTGGGAGAGGAGCACGTCCGCCTTCTGCGAGGCGGCGGCGAAGTCGGCGCCTTCCTGGTACGGGATGACGTGCACCCCGTCGATGTCGTAACTCTTCTCGATGCTCCCGGGGTGGGAAAGCCAGACCGTCACCCGGTGGCCGCGCTCGGCCAGGGGGCGGAGCATCGAGTGGAGCATCCACTCGGATCCCGCGTTATGGGCCGGTGGATATCCGTACACCCGGGCCGCGATGGACAGGCTCCATGACTTGGTGCGTGCAGCCAGGGTGGGCTGGTGCGGGCGGGCCGCCGCCGAGTCCACGTGCATGTACTCCCTCCGGAAGAACGACATGAGAGCGGGGCGAAGGGCGCCTTCGAGTGATGCCGTCCGCGAGGCCGGCCGGGGCCACGGCCTCACCGCGGCCCCGGTCCTGCCTGGCGGCGCGTCTCTCATGGCAGCCTTCCGGCGGGGACGATCCAGCCGTCACCGGGCCTACTCGGCGATGACGTCGACGGGCGCGACAGCCTGTTTGCCGCCCACCGTGAAGGTCAGGTCCCCTTCGCCCAGCACGGCGTCGTCGGGGGTGTGCACCAGGATCAGCAGCGAGCTCGATGTACCCGGCCCTGACAGGCGCAGGTCGACGTTGTCGGCGGTGAAGGCCTGTTTGTCGGCCGACAACCTCCCGCCGTACGGATACTGCTCCTCGGGGCTGACGTACACGATCAGGTTGCCGCTGCCGTAGAACTGCAGGTTCTTTCCCTCGGGGAGCCGGACACTCACCGTCTGCGGGGGAACCTGGCCGCCTCCGAGCTGCTTCACGTAGATGCCCGGCATGGCCAGGTCTTGCCCGCGCCGCAGCTCCGTCGGTCCCCCCGGCGTCACCGAGAACCCGACCACGACGTCGACGGGTGAGGCGGTCGGAGGTTGGTCGCCTACCGTGAAGGTCAGTTGCGCTTCGCCCAGCACGGCGTTGTCGGGGGCTTCCACCGCGATCAGCAGTGAGTTCGTCGCGCCTGCTCCCGACAGATGCAGGTCGACGGGGCTGTTGGTGGTGAAGGTCTGTTGGTCTTCCGACAAGGTCCCGTCGTAGGAGTACGTGTTCCCGTCCTCGAGGTACACCAGCAGTGTGCCGCTGCCGGAGAACCGCAGGTTCTTTCCCTTGGGGAGCTGCACGCTCACCGTCTGCGGGGGAATCCAGCCGCCTCCGAGTGCCTTCACGTATACGCCCGGCCAGCCGGCACCGCCGGAGCGGTCCAGGGTCGTCATTCCCCCCGACCACACGGCGATCCGGGCCGGGACAGGAAGACTGCTCACCTTCCGCACCCGATTGTTCCGGGTGTCCGCGATGTACAGGCTGCCATCGGAACTCACCGCTGCACCGCAGGGACCGTTGAGGGATGCCTTGGCAGCCGGCCCGCCGTCGCCGCCGTAATCAGCGCTGCCGTCACCTGCGAATGTGGTGATCGTCTGGGTCTTCGCGTCGACCCTCCGCACCCGGTGGTTGCCGGTGTCGGCAACGTAGAGACTGCCTCCGGAATCCACCGCGACACTGCGGGGGCGGTTGAGGCCGGCGTGGACGGCCGCCCCGAAGTCATTGGAGAAGATCGCGCTGCCGTCACCTACGACGGTGGTGATCGTCCGGGTCTTCGCGTCGACCCTCCGCACCCGATCGTTGTCGGTGTCGGCGATGTAGAGATTGCCGTGGGGATCCACCGCGACACCGCGTGGACGGTTGAGGGCGGCGTGGACGGCCGGCTCGTCGTCGCCGGAGAAGTCCTGTTCACCGTTGCCCGCGACGGTGGTGATCGTCCGGGTCTTCGCGTCGACCTTCCGCACCCGGTGGTTGTCGGTGTCGGCGATGTAGAGATCACCTCCGGAATCCACCACGACGCCGAAGGGCGTATAGAGGCTGGCCTCGTCGGCCGCCTTCTCGTCGCCGTCGAAGCCGGCGCTGTCGTCACCTGCGTATGTGGTGATCGCCTGGGTCTTCGCGTCGACCTTCCGCACCCGGTGGTTGCCGGTATCGGCGATGTACAGATTGCCTTCGGCGTCCAAGGCAACGCCGCAGGGGCTGGAGAGAGCGGCGTCAATGGCCGGCCCGTCGTCGCCGGAGAAGTCCAGTTCACCGTTGCCCGCGACGGTGCTGATCGTCCGGGTCTTCGCGTCGACCCTCCGCACCCGGTGGTTGCCGGTATCGGCGATGTAGACATTGCCGAAGGCGTCCGTTGCGACGGCGTTGGGGTGGTAAAGGTCGGCCGCGGTAGCGGTGTGACCGTCACCGGAGTAATCGCCGTTGCCGTTGCCCGCCGCCGTGTCGATGGACGGGTCGCTCGTCGGCTCCAGAGCCCCCTGGGTACCGCCGTGTTCACTCATCGCCGGATCCTCCCCGCAGTTGATTGCGAAGTACGCGATCTTCGACTCGCCTGTCGCTTTGCTGCCTGGAACATGCGGAGTGATCACTGCCCGCCCCTTGGGCCGGTCACCATCCGCCCGACTCACCCATGTTCGAGGCAAATATCCCTGATGTGACCTTTGCTGTGCCGAACAAGGCTCGCCCTGGTCCGGGCTCCCACGAAAGAGGGCTCTTTACGCGACGTGCCGTTCCCTGCCACACGGCCAAGTCCGCCGAGCCGCGCATCATTTGATGACAAGCACCACACGCGCAACGTGCAGGATCAGCGCTACCTTCCCACTCACACCACGCGGCACAGCCGGTCCCCAGACGCTCGGGCACCCCACGCCGAAACGGGACCACAATGACTTGGACCGGTTCGGATGGAACAGGCCAGACACTCTCGTACGGGCAGAAGTGACCGTGGCGACGATGACGGTCCTCCTCGTCCTTCACGAAGTGCAGGACGGCCACCGGCAGCAGGGCCACCGCTGGGTGAAGTCGATGAGTGCGCGCACGACCGGGCGGCGGCCCGTGACGTCCTGCGGCACTTCTTCGCGACCGCCCGGATCGACGTCGGCGAGTCGGTCGTGGACGCCGCCGAGTGGATGGGGCACGCGAACCCGCTCGTCACCTGCCGCCGGTATGTCCGTGGCCGCGTCGGTGCGGGGGATCGCGGCCGGGCCACCACGGACATCCTGCTGACGGGGATCTTCACCGTCGCCGAATCGGTATGGAATCGGAAAGCAGCGTGACCTCAATGCGCCCCGCGGGAGCGGCAGATCAGCGTCTTCCCAGGCCAGAGGCTAGGAATTGGGCCGCAGGGTCCAGACCACGGTCATCTCGCCCGTGACCGAGCCGTCCGCGCGCGTGATGGCGATGTTGACGGGGAACTCCGGGCGCTCCCCCGCGTCCAGCTCCGCGACGACCTCGGCGGCCGGGCGGCCCAGCTCGGCGGTGGCGGTGACCTCGCCCTTGGCGAGCTTCTTGTAGCCGATCTCGGCGCGCACGGCGAGCGGCACGGCACGGGAGAGCTGGTCGCCGAAGGCGGCGAGCACGATCGCGCCACTGGCGGACTCGGCGAGGGTGAACATCGCGCCGGCGTGCGGGCCCCCGACGTGATTGTGGTAGTCGGGCTGGTCGGGCAGCCGGACGACGGCGCGCTCGGCGGTCGTCTCGTCGAAGACGAGGTTGAGCGTACGGGCCATGGGCACGGTGGCCGCGAGCATGTCGCCGATCGAGGGCGTGGTCTGAGACATACCCGCAAGTTACCAGCCGGTAGCAAGGGTCGGGAAGGGGCGACGGTCGGCGACGTCAGCCACGCCCTCTATGGTTATCGGCCATGTGGCCAGGACAACAGCCGCCCGGGGGCGAGCAGGATGCATAAGCCGAACGAGAACCCGTACCAGCAGCCGGGGTACCAGCAGCCCAACCCGTATCAGCAGCCGGGTTACCAGCAGCCCAATCCCTACCAGCAGCCGGCGGGGATGCCCGGGGCTCCGGGGCATCCCGGGCAGCCGGGCGTCCCGCAGTGGACCCCGCCGGGCGCGCCCGGCGGTCCGCAGCCGCCGCGTGACAACCGCAGGCGCACCACGATGATCGCGATCGGGGCGGCGGTGGCGGTCGTGGCCGCGGCCGTGGTCACCGGGGTCGTCGTGCTCAAGGACGACGACGAGCAGCCCGCCGCGAAGGGCGGCGACCCGAAGCCGGCGTCGTCCGCCCCGGCGACCCCGTCACCGAACCCGAGCCAGGGCCAGAGCGGGGCGCCGGACGACAATCCGCGCGACGGCGAAGCGGTCAAGCCGGTGATCGACGGATGGAAGGTCGTCGTCAACGGCAAGCGGCACAACGCCTTCGACGTCCCGGCGGACTGGACGGTCCGTTCCCCGACGATGTCCACCGGCTTCGAGGGCGAGGACGGCAAGCCCCTGGTCACGATGTCGGGCAACGCCGTCTACAAGGACGGGGAGTGCGCGAAGAACGACCACCGCGCCGGGGCCGGCACCAAGGGCGCGCAGGGCGCCAAGAGTGAGGGCTCGGCCGCCGAGATCGAGTCGCTCAACTGGGTCTTCGCGGCGTTCGACCAGAAGAAGACGGGCCGCTTCGACACCACCAAGGCCAAGCCGTTCAAGAGCGACCACGGCATCACCGGCTACACCGCCTCGGCGACGGTGACGGGCGTGAAGAAGACCGACAAGTGCGTGACGGACGGCAAGGCCTTCGCCGTGACGTACAAGGACACCTCGGGCGACCTGGCGACCTGGATCCTCTACGCGGGCACCGGCTTCGACGGCGAGCTCCCCGACGACACCATCAAGAAGATCATGAGTTCGCTCCGGCCGCTCCAGTCCTCCTGACCGGCCCCTCCTGACCGGTCCCGGAACCGATCCCGCGACCGCGTCCCCCG
The window above is part of the Streptomyces syringium genome. Proteins encoded here:
- a CDS encoding glycosyltransferase family 4 protein; its protein translation is MHVDSAAARPHQPTLAARTKSWSLSIAARVYGYPPAHNAGSEWMLHSMLRPLAERGHRVTVWLSHPGSIEKSYDIDGVHVIPYQEGADFAAASQKADVLLSHFENVPIVSGLARARRIPVAVICHDNFATSFHNAAGADLVVYNSEWIRRDGEIFYARYPPEFLPKRTVVVRPPVIAEDYRTEPGDHATLVNLNPDKGGDLFWQIAAWTPEWQFLGVRGAYGQQIMPPPRLPNCEVVEGVPGNEMRAHVYSRSRVMLMPSLYESWGRVAVEAFASGIPVIAHPTPGLVESLGEAGIFAYRDDMDAWIHALMTLKDPQNWARASRRAKARSDELTKSPELDVWCEAIESLGSESRRTSFRIADSAR
- a CDS encoding DUF4442 domain-containing protein, with translation MSQTTPSIGDMLAATVPMARTLNLVFDETTAERAVVRLPDQPDYHNHVGGPHAGAMFTLAESASGAIVLAAFGDQLSRAVPLAVRAEIGYKKLAKGEVTATAELGRPAAEVVAELDAGERPEFPVNIAITRADGSVTGEMTVVWTLRPNS
- a CDS encoding NHL repeat-containing protein translates to MSEHGGTQGALEPTSDPSIDTAAGNGNGDYSGDGHTATAADLYHPNAVATDAFGNVYIADTGNHRVRRVDAKTRTISTVAGNGELDFSGDDGPAIDAALSSPCGVALDAEGNLYIADTGNHRVRKVDAKTQAITTYAGDDSAGFDGDEKAADEASLYTPFGVVVDSGGDLYIADTDNHRVRKVDAKTRTITTVAGNGEQDFSGDDEPAVHAALNRPRGVAVDPHGNLYIADTDNDRVRRVDAKTRTITTVVGDGSAIFSNDFGAAVHAGLNRPRSVAVDSGGSLYVADTGNHRVRRVDAKTQTITTFAGDGSADYGGDGGPAAKASLNGPCGAAVSSDGSLYIADTRNNRVRKVSSLPVPARIAVWSGGMTTLDRSGGAGWPGVYVKALGGGWIPPQTVSVQLPKGKNLRFSGSGTLLVYLEDGNTYSYDGTLSEDQQTFTTNSPVDLHLSGAGATNSLLIAVEAPDNAVLGEAQLTFTVGDQPPTASPVDVVVGFSVTPGGPTELRRGQDLAMPGIYVKQLGGGQVPPQTVSVRLPEGKNLQFYGSGNLIVYVSPEEQYPYGGRLSADKQAFTADNVDLRLSGPGTSSSLLILVHTPDDAVLGEGDLTFTVGGKQAVAPVDVIAE